From the Paludisphaera mucosa genome, one window contains:
- a CDS encoding YihY/virulence factor BrkB family protein, translated as MDLGGLTLRESLRRTWVKLNEHELMTRAAAITFYAVASLVPFLGLVALIAAHVLPWVSRDKNLDPSDFLNGILPAEAAKLLAGQLEDMRSRPNAGLVSFGTVALLWLNSSLFVAVMDAANRIMGVEERRPYWKQRLVAVFMAILEAVLLILVLASTLLWPQILGFLKLDAVSASLLTVVHGLSVLILVLVSFAVAMYFAPDAEQRWEWITPGSLLGSLLLVFVSYLFRFYVQRWGDYGATYGSLAGLVVLMSWIWLCSVELLAAAEFNKVIEDASPYGKDYGERTENPATRARAAGYLEAFFKQGPLKDPRGRMRSPVFTTYPTEPDPAPPGTEKPPAPTAPATEGEVDAGS; from the coding sequence TCAAGCTCAATGAACATGAATTGATGACCCGCGCGGCCGCGATCACCTTCTACGCGGTCGCCTCGCTCGTCCCGTTCCTCGGCCTCGTGGCCTTGATCGCCGCCCACGTCCTGCCCTGGGTCTCCCGCGACAAGAATCTCGATCCGTCGGACTTCCTGAACGGAATCCTCCCCGCCGAGGCCGCGAAGCTTCTCGCCGGTCAGCTCGAGGACATGCGAAGCCGTCCCAACGCGGGGCTCGTCTCGTTCGGGACGGTCGCCCTCCTGTGGCTGAATTCCAGCCTGTTCGTCGCCGTGATGGACGCCGCCAATCGAATCATGGGCGTCGAGGAACGCCGACCCTACTGGAAGCAGCGCCTGGTGGCGGTCTTCATGGCGATTTTGGAGGCCGTCCTGCTGATCTTGGTCCTCGCGAGCACCTTGCTCTGGCCGCAGATCCTGGGATTCCTGAAGCTCGACGCCGTTTCCGCCTCCCTCCTGACGGTGGTGCACGGGCTCTCGGTTCTCATCTTGGTCCTCGTCAGCTTCGCGGTGGCGATGTACTTCGCGCCCGACGCCGAGCAGCGGTGGGAGTGGATCACGCCCGGGAGCCTCCTTGGGTCGCTCCTGCTCGTCTTCGTGAGCTACCTCTTCCGCTTCTACGTCCAGCGCTGGGGGGACTACGGCGCGACCTATGGTTCGCTCGCCGGGCTGGTCGTCCTGATGAGCTGGATCTGGCTCTGCAGCGTGGAACTGCTGGCGGCGGCCGAGTTCAACAAGGTGATCGAGGACGCGTCGCCATATGGCAAGGATTACGGCGAGCGCACCGAGAATCCCGCCACCCGGGCCCGCGCGGCGGGCTATCTGGAAGCCTTCTTCAAGCAGGGCCCCCTGAAGGATCCTCGCGGCCGGATGCGCTCGCCGGTCTTCACGACCTACCCGACCGAACCCGATCCCGCCCCGCCCGGAACCGAAAAGCCGCCGGCTCCGACCGCGCCGGCGACGGAGGGCGAGGTCGACGCGGGTTCATGA